The nucleotide window TCTGGGCCTGGGTGCCCCCGGCAAGGGCGGTGGACAGCAGCAGGGTGGACAGCATAGGAAGCGTTTTGTTCATGGGTAAAACCTCTCTTCGTTGAAGTGAAGGGAGTCTAGAACGCCTTCTGTGCGGTGCTTCCCTCTCCCAAGATGAGGTAGGGAGGGGCTGTGCAAAGTCCTAAGACCCCCTGTGATCCAGTTCGGGCCAGGGGGCATAGTGGAAACGGACGGCCGGATTCATATCCGCCGCCCGCCGGAGAACCGGGGCTTCAGTCCAGCGTGGCGCGCAGGGCCCCCACGGTCAGGTCGCGTGCCGGGGCGTCGAGGGCCACCTGACCGTCCTTGAGGGCCACCACCCGTTGCCCGAGGTGCAGGGCTTCTTCGAGCTGGTGGGTCACGAAGACCACCGTCACCTTCTGCGACCACCAGATGCCGAGCAGTTCGTCGGCCAGGGTGGTGCGCGTCTGTACATCCAGCGCGCTGAAGGGCTCGTCGAGCAGCAGCAGGCCCGGCTGCACGGCCAGCGCGCGGGCGATGCTCACGCGCTGACGCTGGCCCCCTGAGAGCTCGTGGACGCGACGGGTGGCGTAGTCGCCCAGGCCCACCAGTCGCAGCGCGTTCTCGATCCGGGTCTGGCGTTCGGGGCCGCGCAGGCGCTGGCTGTCGAGGCCGAACGCCACGTTACCGGTCACGGTCAGCCAGGGAAACAGCGCCGCTTCCTGCTGCACCAGGGTCAGCCGGGGGTCGGGGCCGTTGACGACCCGCTCGCCCAGCAGAATCTGGCCCTCCTGCGGCCGCAGGAAG belongs to Deinococcus sp. Leaf326 and includes:
- a CDS encoding ABC transporter ATP-binding protein; this translates as MTAVAPEPTSNVVPTAAPRQGQGTSLTLDGVTYRYGQRRDGQGAAGIGPLHLQVQRGEFLCVVGPSGSGKSTLLSLLAGFLRPQEGQILLGERVVNGPDPRLTLVQQEAALFPWLTVTGNVAFGLDSQRLRGPERQTRIENALRLVGLGDYATRRVHELSGGQRQRVSIARALAVQPGLLLLDEPFSALDVQTRTTLADELLGIWWSQKVTVVFVTHQLEEALHLGQRVVALKDGQVALDAPARDLTVGALRATLD